The sequence below is a genomic window from Bacteroidales bacterium MB20-C3-3.
TGGAATGACATTCAATATCCCCGAAACTAACCCTAGAATGATAGCCATTGAAAAGTGTACACCCCCAATAAAATAGAGGCCAAATCCATTTAAAATTGTGATTAATACCGTCTCAAGAGAGATACCAATAAAATATCTGGCCAGAAGATTGAAAATTGATTCAAGTGCACGCTTAACATTACTCTCATATTTATCAGGAAATAAAGCAAGAACCATATTTGAAAACATCTCCTGCTCTTTGAGGAAAAAGAAAGTGATAAAAGAGACTACAAAAACACCAATAGCAAAATCAAAGAGAAAAGATGTAATTGATGTAAAAAAATTAGTTAAGGTCTCGGCGTTAATTAAGTTTTGGAACTCTTTGAAAATTATGTCCTCTATTTTAAAGTTTGAGGAGAGTCCGGGAAAAGTTTCCAGCATATAGCTGTTAAAATTTGCAAGCGGTTCACTGATCTTTTCATTAAGAGTATCCATATTCATGGAACTGACAGTTGAAATTAAATCTCCTGCAAGTGGGGCGATAAAGAAGAAAAAGCTGAAAAATATACCAAGAAGAGAGATCAAAGTTACTGAAGCGGTCACATTCTGAGGAAGAGTGTGACCTTTTATCCTGATTTTTGACATATAAATCATTAATGGCTTGCCAATTAATGAAAGTACTGCAGAAATAAGAATGTAAATTAATATGTCTGCAAAAAACCAGGCAAGAAATGCAATAATAACAGCACCTGCTATACCTGCTATATATTTAGCCAATTTATTCATAAACTCACTTTTCTTCAAAAGTAAGAAAATTTCGTAAGTTTGTAATTAGCGAAACAAGCATAATAATAATTTATAACTAATATTAAAAGATGAAGAAATTATTGCTATTTGTAGTTCTATTTTTTGTATCAATCTCAAACCTCAATGCAGATGAGGGTATGTGGTTACCCTCTCTAATCAAAGAGAGGATACCTGATATGAAAAAAAACGGATTCAAGCTTACTGCTAAAGCCCTGTATGATATTAATAAAGCTTCTTTGAAAGACGCAATTGTCCATTTTGGAGGCGGATGTACAGGAGAACTTATTTCCCCTGATGGTCTGCTAATTACAAATCATCATTGCGGATTTGGCCAAATTCAATCACACAGTAGCGTGCAAAATGATTATCTAAAAGATGGGTTTTGGGCTATGACAAGAGAGGCTGAATTGCCAAATAAAGGGCTAACTGTAAGGTTTTTAGTAAGAATGGATGATGTTACTGAAACCGTTTTAAAAGGTGTATCGAATAGTAGTGATGAGAAGGAGAGAGATAAAATAATCAGAGCTAATTCTGAAAAACTGATAGAACAGGCAAAAAAGGGAACTCACTATGATGCAAGAGTGGAGGGACTATATTACGGAAATCAATACTTCATATTCATTTATGAAACATTTACTGATGTAAGACTTGTTGGCGCCCCTCCTTCATCGATCGGAAAATTCGGCGGAGATACAGACAACTGGATGTGGCCCAGGCACACAGGAGACTTCTCTCTTTTCAGAATTTATGCTGGAAAAGATAACAAACCTGCTCCTTACTCAAAAGAGAATGTTCCGTATAAACCTAAAAAATTCTTTACACTTTCTGTTGCTGGCGTAAATGAAGGTGATTTTACTCTTGTATATGGTTACCCAGGAAGAACTCAGGAATATTTGCATAGTGAAGCTGTTAGGTATATATCAAATATTTCAAATCCACATAAAATAAATCTACGAACACTAAGACTTAATATACAGCAAGAAGAGATGTCTGCCAGTCAGGAGGTTAGGATTAAGTATGCATCTAAAAATGCCTCAGTTGCTAACGCTTGGAAAAAATGGCAGGGAGAAGCAAAGGGGATTTTAAAAATGAATACAGTTGAGACAAAGAGAGGTTTTGAGGCCGAATTTGCAAAATGGGCCGCTGACAGACCTCATTATAAAGGATTAACAGACAGCTTATTCAATATTTATAAAGTTTTGGAGCCTTACGCTTTTGCTAATGACTACCAGATGGAGGCTGTTAATGCCAATGAAATTATAAGATTTGCCGGAGTTATTAAGAATGCAATTCTTAGAAATTCAAAAATGAGCCCTGAGGTAAGTGCAAGAAATATCCAGGAAATAGTAAATGATCATTTTAAAAATTATCACTCTAATATTGATAAGAGATCATTTAAGGCTCTCATTAATGAATACAGCAAGAATGTACCCGCTGATTTCCAGCCGGAATATTTTAAAGATCTTTTAAAGAGACACGGCTCTACTGAAAAGATTGTTGAATCTATTTTTGAAAACTCTCTCTTTGCTTCTCAGGAAAAGATGAATGAGGCATTGAAAAATGGTATTGATGCCGGAGAGTTTGACAATGATCCGGCTCTTGTTTTTCAACAAGCATTTAATGACTTTTTCAACGAAATAATAAGGCCTAAGCTTGATAGTTATAATTCAAGACTTGCATTGTTGTACAGATGCTATATGAGAGGACAAATGGAATTTGATACAGAGAGAGATTTTTATCCTGATGCAAATTCAACACTAAGAATAACCTATGGGAAAGTTAGCGGCTATTCACCTTCAGATGCTGTATACTATAAACATAACTCCACTTTGGATGGGATTATGGAGAAGGATAATCCAAATATTTATGACTATGATATTCCTCAAAAATTGCGAGATGTATATAAAGCTAAAGATTTTGGCAGATGGGAGGTAAATGGAACAGTACCGGTTTGTTTTATTGCAACTAATCATACTTCAGGCGGAAATTCAGGAAGTCCAGTATTAAATTCATCCGGAGAGCTTATTGGAATTAATTTTGACAGGGTGTGGGAGGGGACAATGAGTGATATAGTATATGATCCTGAAATATGCAGGAATATATCACTTGACATCAGATATGTTCTGTTTGTTATTGATAAAGTAGCAGGTGCTGGACATCTTATTGAAGAGATGAAACTGGTTAATAATTGATTTAAAATCAATAGTATAATAAAAGGGGGAAGTTTTTACTTCCCCCTTTTATTTCAGATTGACAATATTTTCTATTCTTCTCTGGGTGGCCTTTCGTTTGCAATAGCAACATTGATTGTTCTACCCATATGCTCAGAACCGTTAAGTGCCGCAATTGCTGCATTACCCTCTGATTCGTTAGGCATTTCAACGAATCCGTAGCCTTTTGAGCGGCGGGTTTCGCGATTGAATATTATTCTGGCAGATATAACTTCGCCAAATGGTGCGAAAAGTTCGGCTAAATCCTCTTTTTTAGCTCGGAAACTCAAACTTGAAACAAAAATGTTCATAAGAACCGAAGTGAATAAGGTTAAGAAATTTAATTTTGTGCATAACAAAGATAATTAAAAATCTTAAATGCCAAAATTTTACGAGAGTTATTCTCAATCCCCACAACTTGTTCCGTCAAAACAATGAGTGCAAACCGAGGATTTATCAAGTCCTATTGATTTTATTAAATCATTAATGGAATTGAATTGAAGACTTGACAGTTTTAACTCTTTTCGAATGTACTCAACCATCTCTTTATATTCTAAGGAATTTTCATTTGAATATTTATCCAGATTTACCTCGTGTGATCCCTCTTTCTCCTGTATGTATCTTCTGGTAATTAATTCAAGTGGTGACCTTGAAGCAGAAAAATTTAAAAACGGACATGGGTAAACTAGTGGTGGACAGCTAATTCTAATATGGATTTCTCTTGCACCATAGTCCAGAAGTGTTTTAGCATTATCACCCAGCTGTGTACCTCTTACAATTGAATCATCGCAAAAAGCAATTTTCTTTTCCCTTAGTAAACTCTTATTTGGGATAAGTTTCATTTTTGCCACTAAGTTTCTGACAGACTGGTCAGATGGCATGAAACTCCTTGGCCATGTAGGTGTATATTTAACAATTGCACATCTGTACGGGATCTTTTTTCCTGAGGCAAAACCAATAGCCATACAAGTACCTGAGTCTGGAATTGCAGATGAAATATCTAGTTCTGTTTTATCTTTAGATCCTAATAAATAGCCCAGAGAATATCTCACATCGTCTACATTAATTTTTTCGTACGAACTTGTTGGGTAACCATAGTATACCCATAAAAATGAGCATATTTGCATTTTCTTTCCGGGAGGTGAAAGCTGTTTGTAACCATCTTCTGTTATTAAAACAATCTCTCCCGGGCCGAGATAATACTCCTCTTCATAACCAAGGTTTAAAAATGCGCATGTCTCTGAGGCAACAGCAGTAGAGCCATCTTTTCTTCCAATCACCAAAGGTGTTCTGCCATATTTGTCTCTTGATGCAATAATGCCATCTGAGCACAATAGTAATATTGAAGATGAGCCTTTGATTTTATCCTGAGCCACTTTAATCCCTTCTGTAAAACTCTTCCCTTCTGTTATTAAAATGGATGTAAGTTCTGTAGGATTAGTTTTACCTGAGCTCAGTTCAGTAAAATTTCTTCCTTTGTCAATGAGCTGTGTCTCTAGATCAATTATATTATTAATTTTCCCAACTGTGGCAATTGCAAATTTTCCAAGATGGGAGTTAATAATCATTGGTTGAGGGTCTGTATCGCTAATTACACCAATACCTGAGTTTCCGTCAAATTTTTTGAGTTCATCTTCAAATTTATTTCTGAAGTGAGAGTTCTCCAGATTATGTATTGACCTTGAAAAGTGACCCTCACTGTTTCTTGTAGCCATGCCTCCTCTTCTTGTACCCAAGTGGGAGTGATAATCTGTACCGTAAAAAAGATCTGTTGTACATCTCTCCTTTGAAACTACACCAAAAAGTCCGCCCATTGTTCTGAATTTTATTAGACGGTCACAAAAGTATATAATTTAAGTTTTATCTTCGTGCTTTATTTTTACAAAAACAGACAATGAATATTATATACCTGATAATCCATATTTTATTTGCAATAGGGATGTTTCTATCCCTAAAAATAATTAATTCCAAGAATGTCAATAAGTTTCAGGCAATAACTATTAACTACATTGTTGCATTTATAATGACATCAATTACTTATGACAAACCGGTATTGGATGCATTTGGAACGATGACACAGCCTTTGCTGATATCCTCTTTGTGGGTTGGTTTTTTGTTTATACTATCGTTTATTCTGATGTCATTCTCTACTGTCAATGCTGGTATCGGCATAACTACAGCATTAAATAAAATGGCTGTTGTAATACCTGTACTGGTAGGAGTATTCTATTTAGGACAAAGAGATAATATTATTCTAAAGACTACAGGTATATTCCTTGCTATAATCTCATTTATATTAATCCTTTTTAAGGAGAACGAAAGTAGAATAAAACTTAAATCCCTGTTATTACCTCTCTCTGTCTTTCTGGTTTCAGGTTTGATTGATACCTCAATGGAAGTGGTAAATCACAAATTTGTTAACACCGGGAATCCCCAGGAGCTCTTTCTTATGGGTATTTTTGCAACTGCAGCATTACTGGGAGTTGGCACTGTTATTTATGACTTAATGATAAACAGAAGTCACATGAAATTGAATTTTAAGCCAAGTTTATGGGGCTCGGTTATGGGAGTCTTTAACTTTCTTGTATCCAAAATGATCCTTGTAAATGTTGGATTAATGGGAGGGTCAGTCGTATTTCCTGTTCATAACGCATCAGTAGTAATGCTCACAGCACTTGCCGGAGTGTTTTTCTTCAAGGAGTACTTCACAAAAAAACAGTGGATTGGAGTTGTAGTTGCAATAGTCTCTGTCTTGATGATTGCAGTAACTATTTAATATAAATTGTTGAGAAGGGTAACCTTTCTATGTTTTTGACAGTCCAGATTAATACACTACTGGAGCTCTCAAGCAATTGCGCTATATACGGAGTTAATAGAGTCCCATCTGTCAGGATCAGCAAAAATGTCAGAATTATTATTATTGCGCTAAGCGGAATGGCTAAAAGATTGGATAACATAAAATACGACGGTATAAACCCAAAATAGAGGATTGACAATGGTAATGTTCCTAACTGACAACTAAGCGAAAGAGATATACTATTCCATATATACCCCCTGATTTTCCCGGCATCTGTTATAAGTTTTAAGAGAAGAGGATTAATTATCAATATTGATAGGGTAGCAGCAAACGATAACCTAAAACCGGGGTTAAAAAATGATATGGGGTTAAATACACAGATTAGCAGAAATGAAAAGCACAAAGTATTCAATCCAAAACTTCTTCTGCCTGTAATTCTTGATACTTCCGAGCAACTTATCATTATTGAAGCTCTTAAAATACTCTCCTGCATTCCGGTAAAAAAGGCATAATTCCACATGAAGTAAAGGATTGTTAAACATCGTATTCTTTTCATTATTTTAAAATTCCCCATCCACATCAATGAATAACTTAGAATCAGATGGATAAAATTTAAATGTAATCCGGAGACCGCCATCAAGTGCATAGCCCCTGATCTTGAAAATGCCTTAGTTGTCTCAAGTTCCATATCTTTCTTATAACCGGATGTTAATGCAATAATAACCGAAGATCTTTGTTTATTTGGAATTCTTTGGTTTAATAATTTTATAAATCTGTTTTTCAAATTTTTGAGATCTCTTTTTTCTCCGGAATAATTAGATGCTTTAATAGAAAAAGAACCAGAATAC
It includes:
- a CDS encoding AI-2E family transporter, with translation MNKLAKYIAGIAGAVIIAFLAWFFADILIYILISAVLSLIGKPLMIYMSKIRIKGHTLPQNVTASVTLISLLGIFFSFFFFIAPLAGDLISTVSSMNMDTLNEKISEPLANFNSYMLETFPGLSSNFKIEDIIFKEFQNLINAETLTNFFTSITSFLFDFAIGVFVVSFITFFFLKEQEMFSNMVLALFPDKYESNVKRALESIFNLLARYFIGISLETVLITILNGFGLYFIGGVHFSMAIILGLVSGILNVIPYIGPWLGGIIGVLISMTDIGLNIPDAGVMIFTLGMIFFVTHMIDVFLFQPYIYSNSVQAHPLEIFIVILIASSIGGIIGMLVAIPAYTVIRVFAREFFSNFKLVQKLTEKID
- a CDS encoding S46 family peptidase, giving the protein MKKLLLFVVLFFVSISNLNADEGMWLPSLIKERIPDMKKNGFKLTAKALYDINKASLKDAIVHFGGGCTGELISPDGLLITNHHCGFGQIQSHSSVQNDYLKDGFWAMTREAELPNKGLTVRFLVRMDDVTETVLKGVSNSSDEKERDKIIRANSEKLIEQAKKGTHYDARVEGLYYGNQYFIFIYETFTDVRLVGAPPSSIGKFGGDTDNWMWPRHTGDFSLFRIYAGKDNKPAPYSKENVPYKPKKFFTLSVAGVNEGDFTLVYGYPGRTQEYLHSEAVRYISNISNPHKINLRTLRLNIQQEEMSASQEVRIKYASKNASVANAWKKWQGEAKGILKMNTVETKRGFEAEFAKWAADRPHYKGLTDSLFNIYKVLEPYAFANDYQMEAVNANEIIRFAGVIKNAILRNSKMSPEVSARNIQEIVNDHFKNYHSNIDKRSFKALINEYSKNVPADFQPEYFKDLLKRHGSTEKIVESIFENSLFASQEKMNEALKNGIDAGEFDNDPALVFQQAFNDFFNEIIRPKLDSYNSRLALLYRCYMRGQMEFDTERDFYPDANSTLRITYGKVSGYSPSDAVYYKHNSTLDGIMEKDNPNIYDYDIPQKLRDVYKAKDFGRWEVNGTVPVCFIATNHTSGGNSGSPVLNSSGELIGINFDRVWEGTMSDIVYDPEICRNISLDIRYVLFVIDKVAGAGHLIEEMKLVNN
- a CDS encoding RNA-binding protein, coding for MNIFVSSLSFRAKKEDLAELFAPFGEVISARIIFNRETRRSKGYGFVEMPNESEGNAAIAALNGSEHMGRTINVAIANERPPREE
- a CDS encoding amidophosphoribosyltransferase, producing the protein MGGLFGVVSKERCTTDLFYGTDYHSHLGTRRGGMATRNSEGHFSRSIHNLENSHFRNKFEDELKKFDGNSGIGVISDTDPQPMIINSHLGKFAIATVGKINNIIDLETQLIDKGRNFTELSSGKTNPTELTSILITEGKSFTEGIKVAQDKIKGSSSILLLCSDGIIASRDKYGRTPLVIGRKDGSTAVASETCAFLNLGYEEEYYLGPGEIVLITEDGYKQLSPPGKKMQICSFLWVYYGYPTSSYEKINVDDVRYSLGYLLGSKDKTELDISSAIPDSGTCMAIGFASGKKIPYRCAIVKYTPTWPRSFMPSDQSVRNLVAKMKLIPNKSLLREKKIAFCDDSIVRGTQLGDNAKTLLDYGAREIHIRISCPPLVYPCPFLNFSASRSPLELITRRYIQEKEGSHEVNLDKYSNENSLEYKEMVEYIRKELKLSSLQFNSINDLIKSIGLDKSSVCTHCFDGTSCGD
- a CDS encoding EamA family transporter, whose translation is MNIIYLIIHILFAIGMFLSLKIINSKNVNKFQAITINYIVAFIMTSITYDKPVLDAFGTMTQPLLISSLWVGFLFILSFILMSFSTVNAGIGITTALNKMAVVIPVLVGVFYLGQRDNIILKTTGIFLAIISFILILFKENESRIKLKSLLLPLSVFLVSGLIDTSMEVVNHKFVNTGNPQELFLMGIFATAALLGVGTVIYDLMINRSHMKLNFKPSLWGSVMGVFNFLVSKMILVNVGLMGGSVVFPVHNASVVMLTALAGVFFFKEYFTKKQWIGVVVAIVSVLMIAVTI
- a CDS encoding ComEC/Rec2 family competence protein, producing MSRRNPLLKISLAYLAGLATGSLFIPDSTLLIITTSTILIAFLGIYYYRLKSPILKADNYISIIHNWSIIVSVYFLALLNLNLSGYHYKITKITSIPSGKIKYAELIVDEILSSDSGSITLNVINLRFNEKQRLKIKMFVNDISPGDTLTGTCYSYPVNDSRSNRSFKKYLALKSIYSLCYMYSGSFSIKASNYSGEKRDLKNLKNRFIKLLNQRIPNKQRSSVIIALTSGYKKDMELETTKAFSRSGAMHLMAVSGLHLNFIHLILSYSLMWMGNFKIMKRIRCLTILYFMWNYAFFTGMQESILRASIMISCSEVSRITGRRSFGLNTLCFSFLLICVFNPISFFNPGFRLSFAATLSILIINPLLLKLITDAGKIRGYIWNSISLSLSCQLGTLPLSILYFGFIPSYFMLSNLLAIPLSAIIIILTFLLILTDGTLLTPYIAQLLESSSSVLIWTVKNIERLPFSTIYIK